From a region of the Solanum stenotomum isolate F172 chromosome 2, ASM1918654v1, whole genome shotgun sequence genome:
- the LOC125854584 gene encoding probable trehalose-phosphate phosphatase D produces MGLARLSSIEDGNDFSIDYASWLVEHPCALEKFEEMMKIAKGKKIVIFLDYDGTLSDIVPNPEEAFMTDKMRMVLGEVANRFPTAIISGRKRERVQDFVQLKNVYYAGSHGLDIEAPLDSTNSNEKDNKVVFYQPAIEFLPEKQKILNLLGERTKGIKGVNIEDNKFCISVHYRHVHTKDFGSVENIISAVLKEHPNFRVSTGIKVFEIGPNIVWNKGHALEYFLENLGFGNSDDVLPIYIGDDRTDEDAFKVLLKRGQGFPIVVTAAPKDTKALYSLREPKEVMEFLLGLVA; encoded by the exons ATGGGATTGGCAAGACTCTCATCGATTGAAGATGGAAATGATTTCTCAATTGACTATGCTTCTTGGCTG GTGGAGCATCCTTGTGCATtagaaaaatttgaagaaatgatgaaaatagcaaaagggaaaaaaatagtaatattctTGGATTATGATGGCACTTTGTCTGATATTGTGCCCAACCCTGAAGAAGCTTTCATGACTGACAAG ATGAGAATGGTGCTAGGTGAAGTTGCTAATCGATTTCCTACAGCAATTATCAGTGGACGAAAACGAGAAAGG GTACAAGATTTTGTACAATTGAAAAATGTTTATTATGCTGGAAGTCATGGGCTTGATATTGAAGCTCCCTTggattcaacaaattcaaatgaaaag GATAACAAAGTTGTTTTCTATCAACCTGCAATAGAGTTTTTGCCTGAAAAACAAAAG ATTCTTAATCTGTTGGGGGAGAGAACCAAAGGTATCAAAGGAGTCAATATTGAAGACAACAAATTCTGCATTTCTGTACACTACAGACATGTTCACACCAAG GACTTTGGTAGTGTTGAGAATATCATTTCTGCTGTCTTAAAAGAACACCCAAACTTTCGTGTATCAACAGGAATAAAg GTGTTTGAGATAGGACCAAATATTGTGTGGAACAAAGGTCATGCATTGGAATACTTCTTAGAAAATCTTGGATTTGGAAATTCTGATGATGTTCTCCCAATATACATTGGGGATGATCGAACTGATGAAGATGCTTTCAag GTATTGCTGAAAAGAGGACAAGGTTTTCCAATTGTTGTTACTGCTGCTCCAAAAGACACCAAGGCTTTGTACTCTTTACGTGAACCAAAGGAAGTTATGGAGTTTTTGTTAGGTCTAGTGGCTTAA
- the LOC125855454 gene encoding uncharacterized protein LOC125855454, producing MCIVVFIWQADSRYSLVLLLNRDEYHNRPTKEVHWWEDGEIVGGKDEVGGGTWLASSTNGKLAFLTNVLELHTLPHAKTRGDLPLRFLQSNKSPMEFAKELVNEGNEYNGFNLILADIETKKMVYVTNRPKGEPITIQEVQPGIHVLSNAKLDSPWPKAQRLKLNFKKMLDVYEAKICVKEMIEKLMRDTTKADKSKLPRICSTDWELELSSIFVEVDTPLGCYGTRSTTALTIEVGGKVSFYELYLENNMWKEQIVNYWIEKLQMQ from the exons ATGTGTATAGTAGTGTTTATTTGGCAAGCAGATAGTAGATATTCATTAGTGTTATTATTGAATAGAGATGAATATCATAATAGGCCAACAAAGGAAGTTCATTGGTGGGAAGATGGAGAAATTGTTGGTGGCAAAGATGAAGTTGGTGGTGGCACTTGGTTGGCCTCTTCAACAAATGGTAAATTGGCTTTTCTTACTAATGTTTTGGAACTTCATACGCTTCCTCATGCCAAAACTAGAGGTGACCTACCTCTTCGGTTTTTACAG AGCAATAAAAGCCCAATGGAGTTTGCAAAAGAGTTGGTAAATGAAGGGAATGAATACAAtgggtttaatttaattttggcaGATATTGAAACTAAGAAAATGGTATATGTAACAAATAGGCCCAAAGGAGAGCCCATAACAATACAAGAAGTCCAACCAGGTATACATGTGCTGTCCAATGCAAAACTGGACTCTCCTTGGCCCAAA GCTCAACgattgaagttgaattttaagaaaatgttGGATGTTTACGAAGCGAAAATCTGCGTCAAAGAGATGATAGAAAAGTTGATGAGAGATACAACCAAAGCTGATAAAAGTAAATTGCCTCGTATTTGTTCTACGGATTGGGAGTTGGAACTTAGCTCTATTTTCGTGGAAGTTGACACTCCACTG GGGTGTTATGGTACTAGAAGTACAACAGCATTGACAATTGAAGTGGGAGGAAAAGTAAGCTTTTATGAGTTGTACCTTGAGAACAACATGTGGAAAGAGCAAATTGTCAACTATTGGATTGAAAAGCTCCAAATGCAATAA
- the LOC125856884 gene encoding uncharacterized protein LOC125856884, with amino-acid sequence MGKVTKTTRETVAIAMEMKGKKKKGRPSLADLRKREIINNNEPSVGRHSSRRNSNFESEKEDEDEDERKQKKVKLFVRLPNQNQNQHLENSSSAAESESELGDNHQASVQTMKISSGDGVSEQEERPLTVTDAQHESPLVSGPTTPLPDKKILVFILDRLQKKDTYGVFSDPVDSNELPDYHEIIKHPMDFGTLRKKLDGGLYSNLEELEADVFLICSNAMQYNAADTVYYRQARSIQDLVRRDFENLRHEGEDGAPQPKVVRRGRPPSKNLKKSVENSPIDRVVPEHSSGATLASGDDKAIGSNSYNLRRGPMLSTTDTSFANHSRNGENYFDWSTDWNNEFPANILKADMKYGKKHFSINENRRDTYQQFHPSASYKESSVLWNTDRDMKQLMTVGVHVEQHAYARSLARFAANLGPVVWKVASKMLENILPPGVKFGPGWVGEDGGPIEPSACPTEIQKLLDNSIADPHSSRPVAPTPLGSSSAVMCKPSAEIFQAFKRLNSQNELTRQDSGDGGFSWVNPVSTPAPQKAFLQPRNDFNGMFRHESSPQVEMSRFSASKGQSGLQEASRPNQVLGEMLRGRENPFHPALSNNVASAENKLLESWTTLYSGNSLSQGKNPDFCTEQNVRLLGESGHASSIQQRSRVSVPPDLNVQVQTSGSPSASL; translated from the exons ATGGGTAAAGTAACAAAAACAACAAGAGAAACAGTAGCCATAGCCATGGAGATGaagggaaagaagaagaaaggaagacCATCTTTGGCAGATCTCAGAAAAAGGGAAATCATTAATAATAATGAGCCTTCTGTTGGTCGTCATTCTTCTCGCCGGAACTCTAATTTTGAGTCGGAAAAAGAAGACGAAGATGAGGATGAGAGGAAACAAAAGAAAGTCAAGCTCTTTGTTCGTTTACCGAATCAGAATCAGAACCAACATTTGGAGAATTCATCTTCTGCTGCCGAATCAGAATCTGAATTAGGCGATAATCACCAGGCGTCGGTTCAAACAATGAAAATCAGCTCCGGCGACGGTGTTTCTGAGCAG GAAGAAAGACCTTTGACAGTGACAGACGCTCAGCATG AATCCCCATTGGTGTCTGGACCCACAACACCTTTGCCAGACAAAAAAATATTGGTGTTCATTCTTGACAGACTTCAAAA GAAGGACACTTATGGTGTATTCTCTGATCCCGTTGATTCGAATGAG CTACCTGATTATCATGAGATTATAAAGCATCCGATGGATTTTGGAACCTTAAGAAAGAAACTTGATGGAGGGCTCTACTCAAACCTGGAAGAGTTGGAG GCTGATGTTTTCTTGATATGTTCAAATGCAATGCAGTATAATGCCGCAGACACAGTTTACTATCGACAG GCACGATCCATTCAAGATCTGGTGAGAAGAGATTTTGAAAACTTGAGGCATGAAGGAGAGGATGGTGCACCACAACCTAAGGTAGTTCGTAGAGGCCGTCCTCCAAGCAAAAACCTCAAAAAGTCTGTTGAAAATTCACCAATAGACCGTGTTGTCCCTGAGCATTCTTCAGGTGCTACTCTTGCTAGTGGAGATGACAAAGCTATTGGATCTAATTCTTATAATCTAAGAAGGGGACCTATGCTTTCTACTACTGATACATCTTTTGCCAATCACTCGCGTAATGGTGAAAACTACTTTGATTGGTCAACTGATTGGAATAATGAGTTTCCAG CTAATATCTTGAAGGCTGACATGAAGTATGGAAAGAAACATTTTTCTATTAATGAGAACAGGCGTGACACATACCAACAGTTCCATCCTTCAGCTTCTTATAAGGAGTCATCTGTCCTGTGGAATACTGATCGTGATATGAAGCAGTTAATGACT GTAGGTGTCCACGTGGAGCAGCATGCTTATGCAAGAAGCCTTGCCAGATTTGCTGCAAATCTTGGGCCTGTTGTTTGGAAAGTGGCTTCTAAaatgttagaaaatattttgcCTCCCGGAGTAAAGTTTGGTCCTGGATGGGTGGGAGAAGATGGAGGGCCAATAGAGCCATCCGCTTGTCCAACAGAGATCCAAAAGTTACTAGATAATTCGATAGCTGATCCCCATTCTAGTAGACCTGTAGCACCAACACCTCTTGGATCAAGTTCTGCTGTCATGTGCAAGCCTTCTGCTGAAATCTTTCAAGCTTTCAAGAGATTGAATAGTCAAAACGAGCTTACCAGACAGGATTCTGGAGATGGGGGTTTTTCGTGGGTGAATCCTGTGTCTACCCCAGCTCCACAGAAAGCTTTCCTTCAACCAAGAAACGATTTCAATGGCATGTTTAGGCATGAGTCGTCACCCCAGGTGGAGATGTCAAGGTTTTCTGCATCTAAAGGACAGTCAGGCCTACAAGAAGCATCTAGGCCTAATCAGGTACTTGGGGAGATGCTTCGTGGAAGAGAGAATCCATTTCATCCTGCACTTTCAAACAATGTTGCTTCAGCAGAAAATAAGCTATTAGAAAGCTGGACAACATTGTATTCTGGAAATTCATTATCACAAGGTAAAAATCCTGATTTTTGTACAGAACAGAATGTGAGGCTTCTCGGTGAATCAGGGCATGCATCTTCGATTCAGCAGAGGAGTAGAGTGTCAGTTCCACCTGACCTGAATGTACAAGTCCAGACGTCGGGCTCTCCTAGTGCTAGTTTATAG
- the LOC125854586 gene encoding glycosyltransferase family 92 protein RCOM_0530710-like, producing the protein MAGKLIRCNFLYIFTFLVFFVTLYLHFLRNDFSVVFSDQFYPTTVTSSIANLVLHENFPFSSFPIPSVSILMPDWEIYVIIDYPRFHQSDFYCVFDTGEGTPAVPAAELPFPARSVLKCDFPKRARRSLPFKQPRLRGSSVNAYYRNSPSPELLRWTFLVYDSLTTDNDVVLFVKGLNKRRGIDRKPAELTCIFGDAVRTAVTSSVQEVFRCKPPDNLAGKEPIKVSIEIAGPTPEVVPTITYYTPPRIISSQKKAKLCACTMVYNVAKFLREWILYHSRIGVEKFILYDNGSDDNLATIVNELVEEGYDVKTHFWLWPKTQEGGFSHSVIFAKDSCSWMMYIDVDEFVYSPSWSNLTQPSKSLLPSMLPNLEEEDNVAQISIPCYEFGPSNQKEHPTKGVIQGYNCRRRTENRHKSIVLLSAVDNSLLNVIHHFKLKTGYNVKKLNVFEMVVNHYKFQAWPEFKAKFRRRVSTYVVDWTKPSNLGSNDRTPGLGYSPVEPIGWKSKFCEVYDNGLKDLTHTWSIVEFFAPSKYQMPWLN; encoded by the coding sequence ATGGCCGGAAAATTAATTCGTTGCAATTTTCTTTACATTTTTACTTTCCTCGTCTTCTTCGTTACTCTCTATCTCCATTTTCTTCGAAATGATTTCTCTGTTGTTTTCTCCGATCAATTTTATCCGACCACTGTAACTTCCTCCATAGCCAATTTAGTTCTTCATGAAAATTTCCCCTTTTCGTCGTTTCCTATTCCGTCTGTTTCAATTCTCATGCCTGATTGGGAAATCTACGTCATCATTGATTACCCCCGTTTTCACCAATCTGATTTTTACTGTGTTTTTGATACCGGAGAGGGAACTCCGGCGGTTCCTGCAGCAGAGCTTCCATTTCCGGCGAGGTCGGTGCTCAAGTGTGATTTCCCAAAAAGGGCTCGTCGGAGTTTGCCTTTTAAGCAACCCAGATTAAGGGGTTCTTCTGTAAATGCTTATTACCGGAATTCACCATCGCCGGAGCTGTTAAGGTGGACTTTTCTCGTCTATGATTCTCTCACAACTGATAACGACGTCGTTTTATTCGTTAAAGGGTTGAATAAACGCCGAGGCATCGATCGTAAACCGGCAGAACTCACTTGCATTTTCGGTGACGCCGTGAGAACCGCCGTGACGAGCTCAGTACAAGAAGTTTTCCGGTGCAAACCGCCGGATAATTTAGCCGGGAAAGAGCCGATCAAAGTTTCAATTGAAATTGCGGGGCCCACTCCGGAAGTGGTCCCTACCATAACCTATTATACGCCGCCACGTATAATTTCTAGCCAAAAAAAGGCTAAGTTATGTGCTTGTACAATGGTGTATAATGTGGCTAAATTCTTAAGAGAATGGATTTTGTATCATTCAAGAATTGGAGTTGAAAAATTTATACTATATGATAATGGAAGTGATGATAATTTAGCCACAATTGTTAATGAGCTAGTTGAAGAAGGCTATGATGTGAAAACTCATTTTTGGCTATGGCCAAAAACTCAAGAAGGTGGTTTTTCCCATAGTGTTATTTTTGCAAAGGATTCATGTTCATGGATGATgtatattgatgttgatgaaTTTGTATATTCTCCATCATGGTCTAATTTAACTCAACCATCAAAATCATTGTTACCTTCTATGTTACCAAATTTAGAAGAAGAGGACAATGTTGCACAAATTAGCATCCCTTGTTATGAATTCGGACCATCGAATCAAAAGGAACATCCAACGAAAGGTGTGATACAAGGATACAATTGTAGGAGGAGAACAGAGAATCGACACAAGTCTATAGTGTTACTGTCTGCCGTGGACAACTCTTTGCTCAACGTGATTCATCATTTCAAATTGAAGACGGGGTACAATGTGAAGAAATTGAATGTTTTCGAAATGGTGGTGAACCATTACAAGTTTCAAGCTTGGCCTGAGTTTAAGGCTAAGTTTAGGAGGAGGGTGTCAACTTATGTTGTCGATTGGACTAAACCATCGAACCTTGGTTCGAATGATCGGACTCCAGGATTAGGGTATAGTCCTGTTGAGCCTATAGGTTGGAAGAGCAAGTTTTGTGAGGTATATGATAATGGTTTAAAAGATTTGACACATACATGGTCTATAGTCGAGTTTTTTGCTCCATCAAAGTATCAAATGCCTTGGCTGAATTAA